A genomic segment from Lignipirellula cremea encodes:
- a CDS encoding DUF7005 family protein: MSSNEGLRTAVLVSCGAEPAVVAELLHYNRNLFDQTPAEESLELPLPDEPFVAAWRAYAAEISGSDASHENAWSVLQKRLPQLNFPVAEGMSDTPDYRNATRKGADFAGSSAATGLPLEQPDGLRLLLHPSLAGTIPVLLPAGRGDFVSLVQALAARNEPRPIPDSMGAIMIAGFNNWDRVAQLRQQWRDEHPGDRGDHAWRRHFRDFVVPRHALYQDRFIVLSDGPYSGVPAADLGLEDGQWQELSLAIRLEHECTHYFTRRVCGAMHNNLFDELLADYRGVRFALGRYRADWALRFLGLEDFPAYRSGGRLENYRGDPPLSDEAMAVLGRLVVDAANNLERADQRFFPAGPGGVGDPQREAAFLLTLTQLSLEEIAAPEFLERLQ; the protein is encoded by the coding sequence ATGTCGTCGAACGAAGGTTTGAGAACCGCGGTGCTGGTGTCCTGCGGCGCGGAGCCGGCGGTGGTCGCCGAACTGCTGCACTATAACCGGAACCTCTTTGATCAAACGCCGGCGGAGGAGTCGCTGGAACTGCCGCTGCCGGACGAGCCGTTTGTCGCGGCCTGGCGAGCGTATGCGGCCGAGATTTCGGGGTCGGACGCATCGCATGAGAACGCCTGGTCGGTGCTGCAGAAGCGTCTGCCGCAGCTGAATTTTCCGGTTGCCGAGGGGATGAGCGACACGCCCGACTATCGGAATGCGACGCGGAAAGGGGCCGACTTCGCCGGGAGCAGTGCGGCGACCGGCCTGCCACTGGAGCAGCCGGACGGGTTGCGATTGCTGCTGCATCCCAGCCTGGCGGGGACGATCCCGGTGCTGCTGCCGGCGGGGCGTGGCGACTTTGTTTCACTGGTGCAGGCGCTGGCCGCACGGAACGAGCCGCGGCCGATTCCGGACTCGATGGGGGCCATCATGATTGCCGGCTTCAATAACTGGGATCGCGTAGCGCAGCTGCGACAGCAGTGGCGGGACGAGCACCCCGGCGACCGGGGCGATCATGCCTGGCGACGCCACTTTCGCGATTTCGTCGTCCCCCGGCATGCGCTGTACCAGGACCGCTTCATCGTGCTCAGCGATGGTCCGTACAGCGGCGTGCCGGCCGCCGACCTGGGGCTGGAGGATGGACAGTGGCAGGAGTTGTCACTCGCGATCCGGCTGGAGCACGAATGCACGCACTACTTTACCCGGCGGGTGTGCGGGGCGATGCACAACAACCTGTTCGACGAGCTGCTGGCCGACTACCGCGGCGTGCGGTTCGCGCTGGGACGGTATCGGGCCGACTGGGCGCTGCGGTTCCTGGGGCTGGAAGATTTCCCCGCGTACCGGTCCGGCGGTCGGCTGGAGAACTACCGCGGCGACCCGCCCCTGTCGGACGAGGCGATGGCCGTCCTGGGCCGGCTGGTCGTGGATGCGGCGAATAACCTGGAACGGGCCGACCAGCGTTTCTTTCCTGCGGGACCAGGCGGCGTGGGCGATCCGCAACGCGAGGCGGCGTTTCTCCTGACGCTCACGCAGTTATCGCTGGAAGAGATCGCGGCGCCGGAGTTTCTGGAGCGACTCCAGTAG
- a CDS encoding YaiI/YqxD family protein yields MFPKGYDAMRIWVDADACPREIKELLFKTADRTKTQVTLVANQSMYTPKSTFVDSLLVPGGMNVADQRIVELLQPGDLVITADIPLAADVVAKGGEALDPRGELYTHANVGERLAVRNLFDELRGGGQITGGPSGFSAKDRQAFANQLDRWLTAARK; encoded by the coding sequence ATGTTTCCGAAGGGATACGATGCGATGCGAATCTGGGTCGACGCCGATGCTTGCCCGCGAGAAATCAAAGAGCTGCTCTTCAAGACGGCCGACCGCACCAAAACCCAGGTGACGCTGGTCGCCAACCAGTCGATGTATACGCCCAAGTCGACGTTCGTCGACAGCCTGCTGGTTCCCGGCGGCATGAACGTGGCCGATCAGCGAATCGTCGAACTGCTGCAGCCGGGCGACCTGGTCATTACGGCCGATATCCCGCTGGCTGCCGACGTGGTCGCCAAAGGGGGCGAAGCGCTCGACCCCCGCGGGGAGCTGTACACCCATGCCAACGTGGGCGAGCGTCTGGCGGTGCGGAACCTGTTCGACGAACTCCGCGGCGGCGGCCAGATCACGGGCGGTCCTTCGGGGTTCTCCGCCAAGGACCGGCAGGCGTTCGCCAACCAGCTGGATCGCTGGCTGACGGCCGCCCGGAAGTAA
- a CDS encoding DUF1501 domain-containing protein gives MHHEIHQARAALLQRRWFLRDCGVGLAGIALHSLLSRDGAAVEKPAAPAGPLAPKTPHFPGRVKRVIYIFQAGAPSHLELFDHKPELTKRDGQLPPKGLLENYRAAFINPNSSLLGPKYKFAPQGECGMELSEILPHTAEIADDICLIRSMQTDAVNHAPAQIFMNTGSQQFGRPSFGAWTLYGLGSESQDLPGYVVLTSAKGTSAGASNYGSGFLPTVYGAVPFRSTGDPVLYLSNPTGYDDQAARASLDTLNQLNQLTLDEIADPATAARIQSYESAYRLQASAPELMDLSQEPQHILDMYGVKNPQESSFARNCLLARRLLDRDVRFVQLFHEAWDQHGNLTKTIKKNCVDTDQPAAALVKDLKQRGMLDDTLIVWAGEFGRTPMVQGGNDGRDHHNRCFSVWLAGGGVKPGLTYGVTDDLGFNVAENPVHVHDLNATLLHLLGFDHERLTHRFQGRDFRLTDVHGHVVKDILT, from the coding sequence ATGCATCACGAAATCCACCAGGCCCGGGCCGCCTTGCTGCAGCGCCGCTGGTTCCTCCGCGATTGCGGCGTAGGACTCGCGGGGATTGCTCTCCATTCGCTCCTGTCGCGCGACGGCGCCGCCGTGGAGAAGCCGGCCGCACCCGCCGGTCCGCTGGCGCCGAAAACGCCGCACTTTCCCGGACGTGTCAAGCGGGTCATCTATATCTTCCAGGCAGGGGCTCCGAGCCATCTGGAACTGTTCGACCACAAACCCGAGCTGACCAAGCGGGACGGCCAGCTGCCGCCCAAGGGGCTGCTGGAGAACTACCGGGCCGCGTTCATCAATCCCAACTCGTCGCTGCTGGGGCCAAAGTACAAGTTCGCCCCGCAGGGAGAATGCGGGATGGAGCTAAGCGAGATCCTGCCGCATACGGCCGAGATCGCCGACGACATCTGCCTGATCCGCTCCATGCAGACCGACGCCGTGAACCATGCCCCGGCGCAGATCTTCATGAACACCGGCTCGCAGCAGTTCGGCCGCCCCAGCTTTGGCGCCTGGACCCTGTACGGGCTGGGTAGCGAAAGCCAGGACCTGCCGGGCTACGTGGTGCTGACCAGCGCCAAAGGGACCAGCGCTGGCGCTTCCAACTATGGCAGCGGTTTCCTGCCGACCGTCTATGGCGCCGTGCCGTTCCGCAGCACGGGCGATCCGGTGTTGTACCTGTCGAACCCCACCGGCTACGACGACCAGGCGGCGCGGGCGTCGCTCGATACGCTGAACCAGTTGAACCAGCTGACGCTCGACGAAATCGCCGATCCGGCCACGGCCGCCCGCATTCAAAGTTACGAATCGGCCTACCGCCTGCAGGCGAGCGCCCCCGAGCTGATGGACCTGTCGCAAGAGCCGCAGCACATCCTGGACATGTACGGCGTGAAGAACCCGCAGGAGTCGAGCTTTGCCCGTAACTGCCTGCTGGCCCGCCGGCTGCTGGATCGCGACGTGCGGTTTGTGCAACTGTTCCACGAAGCCTGGGACCAGCACGGGAACCTGACCAAGACGATCAAAAAGAACTGCGTCGATACCGACCAGCCGGCGGCCGCCCTGGTGAAAGATCTGAAACAGCGGGGCATGCTCGACGATACGCTGATCGTGTGGGCCGGCGAGTTCGGCCGCACGCCGATGGTGCAAGGCGGCAACGACGGCCGCGACCATCACAACCGCTGCTTCAGCGTCTGGCTGGCCGGCGGCGGCGTCAAGCCGGGCCTGACCTACGGCGTGACCGACGATCTGGGTTTTAACGTGGCCGAGAACCCGGTACATGTCCACGACCTGAACGCCACGCTGCTGCACCTGTTGGGCTTTGATCACGAGCGGCTGACCCATCGCTTCCAGGGCCGCGACTTTCGCCTGACCGATGTCCACGGCCATGTGGTAAAAGATATCCTCACTTGA
- a CDS encoding DUF1592 domain-containing protein has translation MVRFFTCLGMLAVLCLSLSGADRLAQGAAPLAVLRTHCIDCHGPDTQEGHFRVDTLPEKITTAEAVARWSRVVARLEAGEMPPPDNPRPAPAQVQELVTAARTGLAEEAQARRQSGRAPLRRLNRLEYENTLHDLLGIVTPLQDLLPADDLADGFSNGASALSISPVHIQQYMTAADTALQAAIARQPRPETATHRFSYCDEQEKPFYGHGSNEPFIRTRGDDLWFFRQTHIEVPAYLRQFARLTQQNPGSYRIRVTASTRDTDGQGMAYSVWTAAGGKRRELIGYYDAKESQPGTIEIVHAFEPNETIIVAPYRINQARIDAGFSVYSPQLDLPKDWQKDGNTYEPHGPSLVVAPVEITGPLHPVWPPQGHVRLFGETPLVPVQKVPAPWRVPPELQRPYRGSQYLKDAVTPVADDPQNDARRLLKAFLPRAFRRPTTDADLQPYLAIAESHLERQDCFEVAMLAAYRAVLCSPDFLFLVEEPGPLDDHALACRLSYFLWRSPPDDALRAAADAGQLHQPQVLRRETERLLDSPRSDAMVDDFLDHWLKLREINATMPDKVLFPEYYEDLGNGTIDGLLHQSVVAETRAYFADLVQRDGSLLELIDSDYAFLNVRLAQHYDLPPVAGVQLRRVKLPAGSQRGGVLTQASVLKVTANGTNTSPVVRGAWILENIVGQPAPPPPADIGAIEPDTRGASTIREQLAKHKNSSSCAGCHRKIDPPGFALEAFDPIGLSREFYRTTETGDKVASKFFAGSGYRPVKFLHGQPVDPSGQMADGEAFAAPGEFKQLQLREPAAITRCLAGKLIAFGTGQHPEPGDLLALEQIVDNTQRQKYGLRSLLHQIINSPLFLNK, from the coding sequence GTGGTTCGATTTTTTACCTGTCTGGGCATGCTGGCCGTTTTGTGCCTGTCGCTGTCTGGTGCTGATCGCCTGGCGCAGGGCGCCGCCCCGCTGGCGGTGCTGCGGACGCATTGCATCGATTGCCATGGGCCGGATACCCAGGAGGGCCATTTCCGGGTCGACACGTTGCCGGAGAAGATTACCACGGCAGAGGCCGTCGCTCGCTGGAGCCGCGTCGTCGCTCGCCTGGAAGCGGGCGAGATGCCGCCGCCGGACAACCCGCGTCCTGCTCCCGCCCAGGTGCAGGAACTTGTCACTGCCGCCCGGACCGGCCTGGCCGAAGAAGCCCAGGCCCGTCGCCAGTCAGGCCGTGCGCCTTTGCGGCGGTTGAATCGACTGGAATACGAAAACACGCTGCACGACCTGCTCGGCATTGTCACGCCCCTGCAGGACCTGCTGCCGGCCGATGATCTGGCCGACGGGTTCAGCAACGGGGCCAGCGCGCTGAGCATTTCGCCTGTGCATATCCAGCAGTACATGACGGCCGCCGACACGGCCCTGCAGGCCGCCATTGCCCGGCAGCCCCGGCCGGAAACGGCCACGCATCGCTTCTCTTATTGCGACGAGCAGGAGAAGCCTTTTTATGGCCATGGCAGTAACGAACCGTTCATTCGCACCCGCGGCGACGATCTCTGGTTCTTCCGCCAGACCCATATTGAAGTGCCAGCCTACCTGCGGCAGTTTGCGCGGCTGACCCAGCAAAACCCGGGCAGTTATCGCATCCGCGTAACGGCCTCCACCCGCGACACCGACGGCCAGGGGATGGCGTACAGCGTCTGGACCGCGGCTGGCGGCAAGCGTCGGGAGCTGATCGGCTATTACGACGCCAAAGAATCCCAGCCGGGCACGATCGAGATCGTCCATGCGTTTGAGCCGAACGAAACAATCATCGTGGCGCCGTACCGCATTAACCAGGCTCGGATCGACGCCGGCTTCAGCGTCTATTCGCCGCAGCTCGATCTGCCCAAAGACTGGCAGAAAGACGGCAACACCTACGAACCGCACGGACCCTCGCTGGTCGTGGCGCCGGTGGAGATTACGGGCCCGCTGCATCCGGTCTGGCCGCCCCAGGGGCATGTGCGTCTGTTTGGCGAAACCCCATTGGTTCCCGTGCAAAAGGTGCCCGCTCCCTGGCGGGTTCCGCCGGAACTGCAGCGGCCGTATCGCGGTTCGCAGTACCTGAAAGACGCCGTCACCCCCGTGGCCGACGACCCGCAGAACGACGCCCGGCGGCTGCTCAAGGCGTTCCTGCCGCGGGCCTTTCGCCGGCCGACGACCGACGCCGACCTGCAGCCGTACCTGGCCATTGCGGAGTCGCATCTGGAACGGCAGGACTGTTTTGAAGTCGCCATGCTGGCCGCTTACCGGGCCGTGCTCTGCTCGCCCGACTTCCTGTTTCTGGTCGAGGAGCCCGGACCGCTCGACGATCATGCACTGGCTTGCCGCTTGTCGTACTTTCTCTGGCGGTCGCCGCCGGACGACGCACTCAGGGCGGCCGCCGATGCGGGCCAGTTGCATCAGCCGCAAGTGTTACGCCGGGAGACAGAGCGACTGCTGGATTCGCCGCGCAGCGATGCGATGGTCGATGACTTCCTGGATCACTGGCTCAAGCTGCGGGAAATCAATGCGACCATGCCGGACAAGGTGCTCTTTCCCGAGTACTACGAAGACCTGGGCAACGGCACCATCGACGGCCTGCTGCACCAGTCGGTCGTCGCCGAGACACGTGCTTACTTTGCCGACCTGGTCCAGCGGGATGGCAGCCTGCTGGAACTGATCGACTCCGACTACGCCTTTCTGAACGTGCGACTGGCCCAGCATTACGACTTGCCCCCGGTCGCTGGCGTGCAGTTGCGGCGAGTGAAGCTACCGGCGGGCAGCCAGCGCGGCGGCGTGCTGACGCAGGCCAGCGTGCTGAAGGTAACCGCCAACGGGACGAACACCTCGCCTGTGGTGCGGGGAGCCTGGATCCTGGAGAACATTGTGGGGCAGCCGGCCCCGCCTCCGCCGGCCGACATCGGCGCGATTGAACCGGATACCCGCGGCGCCTCGACGATCCGCGAGCAGCTGGCGAAACACAAGAACAGCAGTTCGTGCGCGGGCTGTCATCGGAAGATCGACCCGCCCGGCTTTGCGCTCGAGGCGTTTGATCCGATCGGCCTGTCCCGCGAGTTCTATCGCACGACGGAAACTGGGGACAAGGTCGCCAGCAAGTTCTTCGCCGGCAGCGGCTACCGGCCCGTCAAATTCCTGCACGGCCAGCCGGTCGATCCCAGCGGCCAGATGGCCGACGGGGAGGCGTTCGCCGCTCCCGGGGAGTTCAAGCAGCTGCAGTTGCGGGAGCCGGCCGCCATTACCCGCTGCCTGGCTGGTAAACTGATTGCCTTTGGCACCGGCCAGCATCCCGAACCGGGCGATCTGCTGGCGCTGGAACAGATCGTCGATAACACGCAGCGCCAGAAGTACGGTCTGCGTTCCTTGCTGCATCAAATCATCAACAGCCCGTTGTTCCTGAACAAGTAA
- a CDS encoding metallophosphoesterase family protein codes for MPAHLLAASRRQFLLAAGAGAATAVTCRAYGDDRSSTEEVVYLLNDTHIGEHQPTDSPVPSHLRQAVEELVKREQKPACVLINGDLALKDGQPGDYRHLARLLKPMRDAEIDVHVTLGNHDNREVFFEVLAEDRAEVPAVKSRQISIVETRFANFYLLDSLQETMKTPGVLGAEQLEWLASALDDRAEKPAIIVAHHNPRLGGDPAHFPGGLVDSDALWRLLAGRKQVKAYLHGHVHHRALAAHKGIHIINNLAISYVGNPAKSTTGWTIARLTADGMTMQTRTTDAKHAWHNEIERLVWRS; via the coding sequence ATGCCGGCCCACCTGCTTGCTGCCAGCCGTCGCCAGTTCCTGCTTGCCGCCGGCGCCGGGGCCGCGACTGCGGTCACCTGTCGCGCTTACGGCGACGACCGTTCTTCCACGGAGGAGGTGGTCTACCTGCTGAACGATACGCACATTGGCGAACACCAGCCGACCGATTCGCCTGTCCCCAGCCATTTGCGACAGGCGGTCGAGGAGCTGGTGAAGCGCGAGCAAAAGCCGGCCTGCGTGCTGATCAACGGCGACCTGGCGCTCAAAGACGGACAGCCCGGCGACTACCGTCACCTGGCCCGGCTACTGAAACCGATGCGCGATGCGGAGATCGACGTGCACGTTACGCTGGGGAACCACGATAATCGCGAGGTCTTTTTCGAGGTGCTGGCCGAAGATCGCGCCGAAGTCCCAGCGGTCAAGTCGCGACAAATCTCGATCGTGGAAACCCGCTTTGCGAATTTCTATCTGCTCGACTCGCTGCAGGAAACGATGAAAACGCCCGGCGTGCTGGGGGCCGAACAGCTGGAATGGCTGGCCAGTGCGCTCGACGACCGGGCCGAAAAGCCAGCCATCATTGTGGCCCACCACAATCCGCGACTGGGCGGGGATCCGGCGCACTTCCCCGGCGGGCTGGTCGATTCCGACGCCCTGTGGCGACTGCTGGCAGGGCGGAAGCAGGTGAAAGCGTACCTGCACGGCCATGTGCACCATCGGGCATTGGCGGCCCACAAAGGCATTCATATCATCAACAACCTGGCGATCTCCTATGTGGGGAACCCGGCAAAGTCGACCACCGGCTGGACGATCGCCCGCCTGACCGCCGACGGCATGACGATGCAGACCCGCACGACCGACGCCAAACACGCCTGGCACAACGAAATCGAACGCCTCGTCTGGCGGTCCTGA
- a CDS encoding DUF1552 domain-containing protein, with the protein MHRPVDRRLFLRASGVALALPFLESMRKAVAAPSGEKSPPQRMVAIGTPFGFDPTAFVPTTAGRDYALPSHLQPLAPLRNDMTIISGLSHPNTGNGGHKAEAVMLTGAPYPDYSHNLKNTISIDQQFAAHFRGETRYDSMVLSTYHGSLSCTSNGVSIPPIVRPSEIFAKLFLANTPAQAEAELERIDQGRSMLDLVGEQAQRLNRRISRDDRQRVDEYLASVRDVERQLQSAREWVHRPKPDPIGKPPQDITDNAQQAKKLTLLFDMIYLALLTDSTRAITIKTFGMHHDLSHHGKEPEKLAQCRAVETELLAAYGGLLTKLKAAPESQGNLLDHTMVMVTSNLRDGNTHWTHDLPALIAGGKFRHGQHLAFNKTYVDRLAEIKAAGGVEPASQKITPVMGVNQAPLCSLYVSMLQSAGVETDHFGSSAGALAGLEIKA; encoded by the coding sequence ATGCATCGTCCTGTTGATCGTCGTTTGTTCCTCCGCGCCTCGGGCGTCGCCCTGGCGTTGCCGTTTCTGGAATCGATGCGCAAGGCCGTCGCCGCTCCGTCGGGCGAGAAGTCCCCGCCGCAGCGGATGGTGGCGATCGGCACGCCGTTTGGTTTTGATCCGACTGCATTCGTGCCGACGACCGCCGGCCGCGATTACGCGCTGCCGTCCCACCTGCAGCCGCTGGCTCCGCTGCGCAACGACATGACGATCATCAGCGGGCTCAGCCATCCCAACACGGGGAACGGCGGCCACAAGGCCGAGGCCGTCATGCTGACCGGGGCGCCGTATCCGGACTATTCGCACAACCTCAAAAACACGATCTCGATCGATCAGCAGTTTGCGGCCCATTTCCGCGGCGAAACTCGCTACGACAGCATGGTGCTGAGCACCTACCACGGGTCGCTTTCCTGCACCAGCAACGGCGTGTCGATCCCGCCGATTGTCCGCCCTTCGGAAATTTTCGCCAAACTCTTCCTGGCCAATACGCCGGCCCAGGCTGAAGCGGAGCTGGAACGGATCGACCAGGGCCGCAGCATGCTCGATCTGGTCGGCGAACAGGCCCAGCGGTTGAATCGCCGCATCAGCCGGGACGATCGCCAGCGGGTGGACGAGTACCTGGCTTCCGTCCGCGATGTCGAACGCCAGCTGCAGAGCGCCCGCGAATGGGTGCATCGCCCCAAGCCGGACCCGATCGGCAAGCCGCCGCAGGATATCACCGACAACGCCCAGCAGGCGAAGAAGCTGACGCTCCTGTTCGATATGATCTACCTGGCCTTGCTGACCGATTCCACCCGGGCCATCACGATCAAAACGTTCGGCATGCACCACGACCTGTCGCACCACGGCAAAGAGCCGGAGAAACTGGCCCAATGCCGGGCCGTCGAGACCGAGCTGCTGGCCGCGTACGGCGGTCTGCTGACGAAGCTGAAAGCGGCGCCCGAAAGCCAGGGCAATCTGCTGGATCATACGATGGTGATGGTGACCAGCAACCTGCGCGACGGCAACACGCACTGGACGCATGACCTGCCGGCCCTGATCGCCGGGGGCAAGTTCCGCCACGGACAGCACCTGGCGTTCAACAAAACGTATGTCGACCGGTTGGCCGAGATCAAGGCCGCTGGCGGCGTGGAGCCAGCGTCGCAAAAGATTACCCCGGTGATGGGCGTCAACCAGGCTCCGCTGTGCAGCCTTTACGTGTCGATGCTGCAGAGCGCAGGCGTCGAGACCGACCACTTCGGTTCCAGCGCCGGCGCGCTAGCGGGGCTGGAGATCAAGGCGTAG
- a CDS encoding PSD1 and planctomycete cytochrome C domain-containing protein, producing the protein MNFRSPKFRFPLALIACVLAATALPARAEDQAEKRVDFGREVLPILAQNCYHCHGPDANERQADLRLDTQAGSRQELGGYAALVPGKPDESELVRRIESDDAGEQMPPPDSKLHLTETQRQVLRRWISQGGDYAQHWAFAPPQKADAQGIDELVDARLERESLKRSPRASSEVLCRRLYLDLTGLPPSPREIDAFVGVAQFDQDAAVAELIDRLLDSSAYSEKWARHWLDAARYADSNGFEKDMPREQWAWRDWVLKAIASDMPYDQFVIEQMAGDLIPDHTQDQLVATGFLRNGMVNEEGAIIYEQFRTEGIFDRMDCVGKAVLGLTLQCAQCHTHKFDPLTHDEYFGIFAFLNDTAEAQSWVYTPAQLKQRDSLRNQIAAIEAEIKTAEPDWQEQLNRWIQAQKQSESQWETLDPIEHEWEGGLNHPVKLPDHSVLVLGHPSPSGKGFITAKPKMHRISAIRIEGLRYGDLPFGGPGRSYHGAFAISEVEVFSRQPGSQEWKLLPLGTPSADFAEKDHLLEPFFLNRRGGKTQEERRVGPAAFLVDGDLKTAWRSDRGPVLRETESVALVRLKNPLYLSTGGEIKVRLSQDHGGDGGIDNQQLGRFRIGVTGATQPALPAHDHAATLALETADEAVLFRAWRQSVKAFAEQNQQIAALEAQYPEAATSVLHLARTKPDHHRTTQLLDRGAWDQPKHEVSPHTPAILPPLEAESPTRLDFARWLVDKQNPLAARVQVNRVWQAMFGSGLVETSEDFGVRAPRPEHLAVLDWLAVDFMEHGWSQKHLIRRIATSETYQQTSRVTPELLERDPNNRLLARGARFRVEAEVVRDLALSMAGILHRQVGGPSFFPPVPQSLLDYNFFKPDYWEPAEAPERYRRSLYVFRKRSMPDPVLTTFDAPNSDAACARRTRSNTPLAALVSLNEPVFVEASQAMSLRVLREGGSTDAERIDYAYRLATGRNAKPAEQEALLQLLASQRQRLADGWLSIDKIGFRDPDHRPELPEGVTPQDVAAWAIASRVMLNLDETLTRN; encoded by the coding sequence GTGAACTTTCGCTCCCCAAAATTCCGCTTTCCGCTGGCCCTGATCGCCTGCGTCCTGGCCGCTACGGCGTTGCCTGCGCGGGCCGAAGATCAGGCCGAGAAACGGGTCGACTTTGGCCGCGAGGTGCTGCCGATCCTGGCCCAGAATTGCTACCACTGCCACGGACCTGATGCGAACGAACGTCAGGCCGACTTGCGACTGGACACGCAGGCAGGATCCCGCCAGGAGCTGGGCGGATACGCAGCGCTAGTTCCCGGCAAGCCGGACGAGAGCGAACTGGTGCGACGCATTGAATCCGACGACGCCGGCGAACAGATGCCGCCGCCCGATTCCAAGCTGCATCTGACCGAGACGCAGCGCCAGGTGCTTCGCCGCTGGATCTCCCAGGGCGGCGACTACGCGCAGCACTGGGCCTTTGCGCCGCCGCAAAAAGCGGACGCCCAGGGAATCGATGAACTGGTCGACGCCCGGCTGGAGCGGGAGAGCCTGAAGCGATCGCCGCGGGCTTCCTCCGAGGTGCTCTGCCGCCGGTTGTATCTGGATCTGACCGGCTTGCCGCCCTCGCCCCGCGAGATCGATGCGTTCGTCGGCGTCGCGCAGTTCGACCAGGACGCCGCCGTGGCGGAGCTGATCGACCGCCTGCTGGACTCCAGCGCCTACTCCGAAAAATGGGCCCGCCACTGGCTCGATGCGGCCCGTTACGCCGATTCCAACGGTTTTGAAAAAGACATGCCCCGGGAGCAATGGGCCTGGCGCGACTGGGTCCTCAAGGCAATCGCCAGCGACATGCCGTACGATCAGTTTGTGATTGAACAGATGGCAGGCGATCTGATTCCCGACCACACGCAAGACCAGCTGGTGGCGACCGGCTTCCTGCGCAACGGCATGGTCAACGAAGAAGGCGCCATCATTTACGAACAGTTCCGCACCGAGGGAATCTTCGACCGGATGGACTGCGTCGGCAAGGCCGTGCTCGGTCTGACCCTGCAGTGCGCCCAGTGCCACACGCACAAGTTTGATCCGCTCACCCACGACGAATACTTTGGCATTTTCGCCTTCCTCAACGATACGGCCGAAGCCCAGTCCTGGGTCTACACGCCTGCGCAGCTCAAACAGCGGGACTCCCTTCGCAACCAGATCGCCGCGATTGAAGCAGAGATCAAAACGGCCGAGCCGGACTGGCAGGAGCAGCTGAACCGCTGGATCCAGGCCCAGAAGCAGAGCGAAAGCCAGTGGGAGACTCTCGATCCCATCGAACACGAATGGGAAGGCGGCCTCAACCACCCGGTCAAACTGCCCGACCACAGCGTGCTGGTGCTGGGCCACCCGTCGCCGTCGGGTAAAGGGTTCATCACGGCCAAACCCAAAATGCATCGCATCTCGGCGATCCGCATCGAGGGGCTTCGCTATGGCGACCTGCCGTTTGGCGGACCGGGTCGCAGTTACCATGGCGCCTTTGCCATTTCTGAAGTCGAGGTTTTCAGCCGGCAGCCAGGATCGCAGGAGTGGAAGCTGCTGCCGCTGGGGACCCCTTCGGCCGACTTCGCCGAGAAGGACCATCTGCTGGAGCCGTTCTTTCTCAATCGCCGCGGCGGCAAAACGCAAGAAGAACGCCGCGTCGGACCGGCCGCGTTCCTGGTCGACGGCGATCTCAAAACGGCCTGGCGATCCGATCGCGGGCCCGTCCTCCGGGAGACGGAATCGGTCGCCCTGGTGCGACTGAAGAACCCTCTGTATCTCTCGACCGGCGGCGAGATCAAGGTCCGGCTGTCGCAAGACCACGGCGGCGACGGCGGTATCGATAACCAGCAGCTGGGACGTTTCCGCATCGGCGTCACGGGCGCCACCCAGCCCGCGTTGCCGGCGCATGATCACGCCGCGACCCTGGCCCTGGAAACCGCAGACGAAGCCGTTTTGTTCCGGGCCTGGCGCCAGAGTGTGAAAGCGTTCGCCGAGCAGAACCAGCAGATCGCCGCGCTAGAAGCCCAGTACCCGGAAGCGGCGACGAGCGTGCTGCACCTGGCCCGCACAAAGCCCGACCACCACCGCACCACCCAGTTGCTGGATCGCGGCGCCTGGGACCAGCCCAAGCATGAGGTGTCGCCGCATACGCCCGCCATTTTGCCGCCGCTGGAAGCGGAGTCGCCCACGCGGCTGGACTTTGCCCGCTGGCTGGTCGACAAGCAGAACCCGCTGGCCGCGCGAGTGCAGGTGAACCGCGTCTGGCAGGCGATGTTCGGCAGCGGCCTGGTGGAAACGTCGGAAGACTTCGGCGTGCGGGCTCCGCGGCCCGAGCACCTTGCCGTGCTGGACTGGCTGGCGGTCGACTTCATGGAGCATGGCTGGAGCCAGAAGCACCTGATCCGGCGGATCGCCACGAGTGAAACGTACCAGCAGACGTCGCGAGTGACGCCCGAGTTGCTGGAGCGGGATCCTAACAACCGGCTACTGGCCCGCGGCGCCCGGTTCCGCGTCGAAGCCGAGGTCGTCCGTGATCTGGCGCTTTCGATGGCTGGCATTTTGCATCGCCAGGTCGGCGGCCCCAGCTTCTTCCCGCCTGTGCCGCAGAGCCTGCTGGATTACAACTTTTTCAAGCCCGACTACTGGGAGCCGGCCGAGGCGCCGGAGCGCTACCGGCGGTCGTTGTACGTCTTTCGCAAGCGCTCCATGCCGGATCCGGTATTGACCACTTTCGACGCCCCCAACTCCGACGCGGCTTGCGCCCGGCGGACCCGCTCGAACACGCCGCTTGCTGCTTTGGTGTCGCTGAATGAACCGGTGTTTGTGGAAGCGTCGCAAGCGATGAGCCTGCGGGTGCTGCGTGAAGGCGGCTCCACCGATGCGGAGCGGATCGACTACGCCTACCGCCTGGCGACGGGACGCAACGCCAAACCGGCCGAACAGGAGGCCTTGCTGCAGCTGCTGGCTTCGCAGCGGCAACGACTGGCCGACGGCTGGCTGTCGATCGACAAGATTGGCTTCCGCGACCCCGACCATCGCCCGGAATTGCCCGAGGGAGTAACGCCGCAAGACGTGGCCGCCTGGGCGATCGCTTCCCGGGTGATGCTGAACCTCGACGAAACCCTGACCAGGAATTAA